The sequence GACGGGTAGTACTTCATCCCTCGAAATTTCAAAAGGAATAACTTTTGAAACCATTTTGATTATCGTTTTCATATTCATTTTGCTAGTATATATTTGGAGTAAAAAAAGCAATAAATTTTCAAAAAAATAAATTTTCATTTTTTTGTTATTTTTTGGGTAATGATTTTTTATTAAACACACTTATAGATAGATCGATCTAAGGGTGGAACCTGAAAAACCCTAATACAGAATAGAGTAAGGGAAAACAAATAAACATTAAAAATGAAAAAAATTATTCTATTTGTCGCAATGTTGTTAATGGGGATGACTAGCAATGCAGCCTTAGTAGCAAACTTGACTTTAAATCCTGCACCAACGCCAAGTGCATCTTATCCAGGTTATCATGTTGTTAGTCTTCGTGTAACTACAAATGGACCAGGGTGCTATGGAAAGTTTTCTTTTCTTTGTCAAAGTAGAGAAGTTGGTACAATTTCGTGGTCAAATTTCACACCAAGTGTTCAACAATTTCCATTTACAACAAGTCTCTTAGAGGTGTATTCAGGAACTGCGAAAACATTACAATTGGAAGGTACTAATTATGAGTATAGAATAAGGGTAAGTTTTAATCCTCAAGGAATTAATGGTTGTGATTCTGCACCTACACTTTATGATTACACAAATAGTGTAACAGTAAACATTCCAGGAGTATCAGTGCCTTGTTTCACGATGTATAATGTTTTATCTACACAAAACGAATCTTCTCTTTATGGGCCAATGCCTGTAAAGACTATTTGTCAAAATGCAGTAACAATAAATGGGAGCTGTAGTAAATTTGAGAGTGGTTATCATATTCGTATCTCTGAATTTAATTTGACAACGTGGTCGTTTGTTTCTGATTATTATAATGATTGGGCTGGTACAGGAGAAGCACCATCATTTATTAGCTTAAATGCACTTGCAAATGAAAATGATAAGTATTTTCAGACAGGAAAATTATATGCTGTAGGTTTTTCTATTGGACCCGTTTGGAAATCTGCACCAGTTCAGTTTTTTAGAGTGGTATCTTGTAAAACATCTGGAACTTCAGATGGACAGGATATTATTTCATTTTTAGATATAGAAAATGATACTATTGATGCGTTAAAACTATATCCAAATCCAGTGAAAGATGTTTTAATCATAACAGTTGATAAGGAAGAAAAAATAATTTCTTATGAAATTTTTGATAATTATGGCTCAAGGGTTAAAAAAGAAAAATTAACAGCAGCTTCAAACGAACAGAATGTTAATTTGACCGAATTGAAAAAAGGATTTTATATTATTAATATAGAAACTGATAAAGGAAGTTATAAAGAAAAAATTATAAAAGAATAAGTTTATTACTGTAGGTTAACAATGTAGAAAATCCGATTATAGCAAAAGTTATAATCGGATTTTTAAGTTTATTAGATAACTGTTTATTCTACAATTAACTTAGCTGTGAATAGTTTTCTAGAATGAATCTTTATAATGTAGATTCCTTTTGGTAAATCTTGTGTTAATAGTGAGTATTTATTATTGTTTACATTTTTTGTAGCATATAATAATTGTCCTTCAGTATTAAATAATTCAATCTCATCAATAGGATAATCACATTGAATGAAAGTTTGCTTATTGTTATTGGTCGGATTTGGATAGAGTTTAATGCCTTTGTCTATTTCAAATGCTGTGTTTTTTAAGGGAGAAACAATTTCAAAGGACACTCTATTGGAAACCTCATTATAAGAATCATTAGTGAACATCACAATAAAGTAATTACCTTCTTGGTTTGGCATGTTTTGATTCTCAATTTGGGAGCTACCATTTGCTAAACCTTGAAAATATTGATAACTTATTAAAGGTTGTACATTTGGGTTGTCTCCTTCGTTATAAACACCCAACCAGTCTTTAACAATTCCTGGAGCATCTGTCCAAGAAGCGTTAATTTGTTCCCCAAGTTCATATACAGGTTTGTCAATCCAAAGTTCGGTAACAATATCACCAACTTTAAAGAACACTTTGTTTCCAATTGCATCATAATCATCTTCTAAATAATAGGAAGCGTAATAATATCCTTTTGGGAGGTTTTGGAAAGTTAACGAGCCATTTGTGCTAGTTACATATTCATACGCTGTAGAAGGAGCATCTCCAGCATTAATACCCATTTTGTAAATACCTATCCAATCATTAGATAAATTAGGGCCATTGGTAAAAGAAACAATAACATCAGTTCCTAACGCATATTCTGTTTCGTCGGTACTAATTGTTGGAACAGGTCCTACATAGAAGTAGATTCTATCGGCTACTTCAGTATATCCGTTATTTATAAAAAGAGCAACGTAATAACGACCACTATTGGCTAAACCAGAAGTGAAATTGGTTGTACCACTAGACGTACCATTTGTATATTGCCAAGATTGAGAAGATGGTGTTCCTGGTGTTTGTCCGTCTTTGTAAATACCAATCCAAGTGTTGTTTGTTGTTGGAGCATTTACATAATTTACATTTATTGTTTGGTTTATGTTGTAGGTATTCGTTGGACTATCAATAGATAGAGTAACGGTTCCAGTATTACTATTTGTAATTTCAAAAGAAACTGCATCACTCCAATCAGACCACTCTAGGTTTCTATCTCTATATCTAAGTTTTGCAAAGTAAGTTCCATTATCTAACGAGTTTGTTGGAATTTCCATTTTGGTAATATCTACCCCTAGATTAACATCTACAGTAGAATCACGTTGTGTAGCATATTTTCCAAATAAATTCTCATAATCTCTATATGATTCTTTTTCAATTACATTAAAATCTTGAAATTTAGAAATAACAAACTGAGAAGTGTTTAGTAACTCAGGTTCATTAGTAGAAAACGGGCTTCCTTCTAAGGTAATTGGTAATTGAACAGTGCTAGAAAAAGTATTTGTAATTGATGGTTTGTTAGGTTTTGTTTTGTTTTTATAACGGTGAAATTCATCCATCAATTGGTTATTTTTCCATTTATAAATACTTCCAATAGAATAACTTTCAATATCCATTGTTCCATTGGTAACGTCAATATCTACAATTTGATACATCCAGTTACTTATTGTTTTTTGAACATCTTCAAAATCTTTCTCAGTAGACATTGACCAGTATTGATCCCAAGCAGTTCCTCCAGAAATGATATTATAAGTAGGTGTGTTTTTTAATTGACCTCTATGATATAGGTGATGATGTGCACCTACATGCATGATATATTTGTCTGTGGTAGTTAAAAGTGGGACAGCCGTTTCTCTTACCCAATTTGAAATATCACCAACATATTGTTCCGCTTGATAAGGACGATGGCTTAAAGAAATAACCCAATCTACTGTTGTGTCATTTTTAGCAGCTGTTAAAACTTGCTGTAACCAGTTGAATTGAGTTGTGCCAGTATGCTCTGAGCTTAAACTAATAAAAAGAACATTTCCAGCTTGTTGTGCATAATAATTTTCAGAATTAGATGAAATTCCTTGATAGTTCAACTCACTCATGTAAAAGTGGCTATAATAAGAGTTCATTCCTAAAGTTCCATAGGTTTCGTGATTTCCTACTGTAGTTTGGATAGGTAAATAGCCAGATAATGCTCTGTTCTTTTTAAAATGTACATTTTCATAATGATCTAATGTTCCAACATCTACTTGATCTCCAACCATAAATGTCATGGCAATATTGTCATTAGGATCGAGAGATGCACCCCATTTTTCTTTCACTTTTCTTTTTGCGGCAGCAACTAAAGAATCATATCGAGGTTCATTTTTTAGTTGATTGTCACCCATGATTAAGAATCGAATATGTCCGTCTGCTGTAGCTGCTTCACCTGGATTAGGAAGTGTTTTAAACGAAAAAATAGCAGAGGTTGCACTTCCTGTTTTTATCTTGTAATAATATTTAGTGTTAGGGCTTAAGTTTGTTAGTTTAGCAGAATGATAGTAATAATTACCTGGATAACCCACATCGGTTAGGATATTGGTGTTTCCTGTAACGGTTACATTTAAATTAGTCGAGTTTGTTCCATATTCTACAATAGTTTCATTATTATTACTTGTTTTCCAGTTGACATAAATAGAAGTTGGAGTAACGTTTTGTAAATAAGGATGTAGTGCTTGAGAAACACTAAAATTGAAGAGTAGAATACTTAAAATAAGTAATGCTTTTTTCATTAGAATTGTTGTTTAGTTTAGTAACGACGAAATTACCTCGAATCTATAAGGTAAGTTTTTTCTTAATGTTACCAATAGACCTCAATCTTTATTAAAAAGTTATATAGTTTAAGAGAAGTTTAAGAGAAGTGGAGTGGTATGAAAAAAAACCTAACGTAATACGTTAGGTTTTTGTAGTTTAAAATTTTTATGAAGATCTACTTTTCAATTGTAAATTTCTCCATGGTAATTTGATCGTTTTTATAATCAAATGTTTCTAGGATAAGATTACCCTCATTATCTAAATAACCAAAAGACACTTTATCTTTACTTCTGAAAATATAATTGTTATTTGATGTTTTTCTTAGAACTCCAGTCTCACTGTTTGCAGAGTTCATCATCGAATAGCCATTTCCCTTTTGAATAATTTGATATTTTCTACCATTCAAATTGTAATAGGCAGATTGATCTATGTCAATAAATTTAGTTTCACCATCAATTTTTATTTTGGTTGTTTTTGTAACATCTACTTTAGCTTCTTCCTTTATTGGAATATTCTTTCCTTTTTGTTCTGATAATGCAAGTTCTACATTTTGAGTTTCTTTTGTTTCTATTGTTTTTACTATTTCTTGTTCTCCTTTAGAATCTTTAATAGTTTTAGTTACAGTTTTTGTTTCTTTCTTTACATTTTTGTTTTGTGCTACAATATTTAATGTGCTAAATGATAATAGAGCAGTTAAAATTAAACTTTTCATGATTTCTTGTTTTAAAATTATAGTACAAATGTATAACTGATTGATATGTTTTATGTTATATCATTTTGAGAGCTTGTTATATAATTATAAGGTAAGATGAGTTATACAATTCTAGTTAATCTCAAGAAATAAAAAAAGCTGTCCTAATTTAGAACAGCTTTATATTGTATATTAATGTTTAGTTAAAAATTGAAACCAATTCTAGCATAATAATAAGCACCACTAAACCCCATTTGCACAGAATCCCAATATCCACCAGCTTCAGTATCACCAATTTCATCTTGTTTGTCAGGGTAAACGTTTAATAGGTTGTTACTTCCTAATGTTAACTTTAAACTTTTTGTAAATTGATAACCCAATGTTAAATCGGTAACTGTTTTTGCGTCATATACATCATCCTGATCTGAATAATCAACCAAAACAACTTTACTAAAACGAGTTAATGCAAGTCCAGCATCAAACTTATTTCTATTATAAGCAATGTTTAAACCAAATTTGTTTGCTGGGGCAGAAGCTAAAAGAAAAGCTTTTTCTCTTTTACCAAAAAATGTAGCTTCATCTAAAGAGCTATTTTTTACATTATCAATTTTCATATCGTTGATGTTTCCAACTAAAGTAGCAGAGTACATTGCGTTACCAATGTTTCTTTTCCAAGAAAAAACTAAATCTAAACCAGCTGTTCTTGTATCGACACCATTAGCGAAAAATTGCGCTTCAGAAACACCAATGTTTAAAGCAGTTGCATCAAAATATCCAGTTAAAATAATACGATTATTAACAGCAATCAAGTATCCATCAATAGTTGTTGTGAAGTCACCAAAAGAAGCAGTAAAACCTAATGAAGCATTTGCTGCTTTTTCTTGATTTAGTTTTTGAATTCCAAAAGCACGGGTAACTGGACTATTGTTTGGAGACAATAAAACTTCAGTTGCACCACCAGAATTAAAGTTAGTAAATCTTAAATTATAATATATTTGAGCCAATGAGGGTGCTCTAAAACCAGTACTAACAGATCCTCTAAGATTTATTTTTTGACTTAATTTAACTCTTGTTGCTAGTTTCCAGTTTAAAGCAGAACCAAAATCACTGTAATTTTCAAATCGTAACGCAGTACTTAGTAAGAAAGATTCAGATATATCTAATTCAGTATCGGCATAAAGTGATAAATTTGACCTGTTTTTTGTAAGTTCATTTTCTAGGCTATATCCAGGGAAACCTTGAGAGCCTCCAGGTCTTGGATTCCCAGAAATAGGATCGGTAGGTATCGTTTGGTTCCCAGGGTCTGTAACTACTTGTCCATTTACATCATACGTTGCATAAGAACCTTCTTCTCCAGCAAAAATGCTAAACTGTTCGGTTCTAAATTCTGCCCCCAATGCTAAATTGAATCCTTTTAATATAGTTTCATAGCTTTTAGAAAAATCAAAATTCAATGTGTTTTGACTTAAACTGTGTCCACCAGCATCAAATTCTGTTGGAGATGCTGCTTCTAAAGAAGCATTTAATGTTCCTTTTATAGTATAATGAAATAAGTTTTTACCAAAAGTATTACTAATGTCAATATTCCAACCATTATCAGTTTTTGTACGTATTCCAGCGGCTATTGAAGTATCAAAAATAACCGAAGCAATTCTAGGTGTAAAACCACCAGGATAAATGCTTTCAACCACTCTTTCGCCATCATTTCTAGTAAATGCATAAGCATCAGTGTTACGATAGTTTCGACCACCAAAAATATAAAAATCGGTTTTGTCTGCAATCTTAGTTTTAACGTTTCCAAAGAAATTAAAACCATTAATTTCTGCTTCACCAAAACCTCTTCTAAAATCGTAACCAGGACGAAGTGTTTTGTTTTTGTCTAAATATTCAAGTGTAAAATTTGCAAATCCTTCTTTACCAAGCTTTACGCCATAGTTAGTAGCTATTTTTAAAGAACCACCATCAAAATTTTGATCTTTTCCAACTGAAGTTCCATTACCATTTTGATCTAAACGATTGCCTTTTGTGTTTGGAGTTCCTGGAAGAAAATCGCCATCAGCATTTGTATTATAAGCACCATAAGTAATGTTTCCAGAAATACCTTCATCATTATCATTTAAAACAATGTTAATTACACCCGCAATAGCATCAGAACCATACTGAGCCGAAGCACCATCTCTTAAAATTTCGATTCTTTTAATTGAACTAGATGGTATTGCGTTTAAATCGGTACCTGTATTTCCTCTACCTCTTGTACCAAATAGATTAATCAAGGAAGATTGATGTCTTCTTTTTCCGTTAATTAAAACCAAAGTTTGATCTGGACCTAAACCTCTAAGAGAAGCTGGGTCAACGTGGTCAGCACCATCGGAACCTGATTGTTTATTGGCATTAAAAGAAGGAGCAACATATTGTAAAAGCTGATTAATTTCAATTTTACCACTTTGGGTACTAATGTCTTTTACATCAATAACATCAATTGCAACAGGAGATTCTGTTACTGTTCTTTTCGGACTTCTAGAACCGACAACTTGAATTTCATCTAATTCTTGACCTTCAATTAAAATAACGTCTAATGTGTAACCTTCTACTTTTTTTTCAAGGGTGTTAAAACCAATATAACTAAAAACAAGTGTTGTTCCTAGATTTGCAGTTATTTTGAATTTACCATTAAAATCAGAAACGACTCCGTTTTTAGTGTTTTTTTCAATGACATTAACTCCTACTAGAGGTTCTCCAAATTCATCTGACACACTTCCTGTTACTTGCTTTTGGGAAAATAGCAACTGGAAACCACTCAGGAATAGTAATACTACTAATTTTTTCATAAAAAAATGTTTATTTGTTTGTTAAAACAAATATAGGTTAAAAAAAAAGCATTTTTTCATTGTAAATTTTAGAATAAATAACTAAAATTAAAGGAGCTTTGAGACTTTGTAACTTTTAAAGTATATTTGCAAACTTTAAAACGAATTACTTGTAAAAAAATATACTATATGAAAGCAGGAATTGTAGGATTACCAAATGTTGGAAAATCAACACTATTTAATTGTTTGTCAAATGCAAAAGCGCAAAGTGCAAACTTCCCATTCTGTACTATTGAACCAAATATTGGAGTTGTAAATGTACCTGATCCAAGAATAGTAAGATTAGAAGAGTTAGTAAAACCAGAACGTGTTCAAATGGCAACTGTTGATATTGTAGATATTGCAGGATTAGTAAAAGGAGCAAGTAAAGGAGAAGGTTTAGGAAATCAGTTTTTAGGAAATATTAGAGAATGTAACGCGATTATTCATGTTTTACGTTGTTTTGATAATGATAATATTATACATGTTGATGGAAACGTTAATCCTATTCGTGATAAAGAAACAATTGATATCGAATTGCAATTGAAAGATTTAGAAACGGTTGAAAAGCGTTTGGAAAAAACAAATCGTGCTGCAAAAACTGGAAATAAAGAAGCACAAGCGGAAAAAGCATTATTAGACAGAATTCGTGAAGCCTTATTACAAGCAAAATCGGCTCGTACAGTTATTCCTCAAAATCAAGATGAAGAGGAGATGATGGAAGAATTTCAATTAATTACTTTAAAACCAGTTTTATATGTGTGTAACGTAGACGAGAATTCTGCAGTTAAAGGAAACGCATATGTAGAGCAAGTTAGAGAATTAGTTAAAGATGAAAATGCTGAGGTAATTATCCTTTCGGTAGGAGCAGAGGCAGATATTACTGAATTAGAGAGCTATGAAGAGCGTCAAGTATTCTTAGAAGACATGGGTTTAAAAGAACCAGGTTCTGCAGTTTTAATTCGTGCGGCCTATAAATTATTAAACTTACAAACGTATTTTACAGCAGGTGTAAAAGAAGTGAGAGCTTGGACTATTCAGATAGGAGACACAGCTCCACAAGCTGCTGGAGTTATTCATACAGATTTTGAGAAAGGATTCATTCGTGCAGAGGTTATCGCTTATGAAGACTACTCTAATTTTGGTACTGAAGCGAAAGTAAAAGAAGCAGGAAAACTTAGAGTTGAAGGAAAAGAATATATCGTTAAAGATGGTGATGTTATGCACTTTAGATTTAATGTATAGTTTTTTCGAAGAAAGAAAAAAGATAGAACCTGTAAAGAAATTTACAGGTTTTTTTATTTATATTTGACTTATAATGCTTGTAGCTTTATTATTAAATTTATTAATTGAACCTTTTTCTAAATTAGATTAAAGATTTAGGGAGTAACGAAATAAATAGTTTAATTTTTATTCAAAAAGGTGAAAAATGAGAGTAGTTATCGTTTATATTTTCTTTTTTAGTTTCTTCGCTTTTTCTCAAGAAAAGAAAGTAGTTGATTTATTGAATAAGCAACTTATGAAAGAAATTAAGAAGTTTGCAGATGAAGATTCTTTGAAAATAATTCAACCTTTTTACATAGATGAAAGCAAAAAACTAATTCTCGAAGTTGAAAAATACAATACTTATAACGAGCAATGGGAAGTCATTAAAGCGGAAGTGCCATTAGATAAAATAACAGGTTTTATTAGAGATATTAATGTCATTTTTGAAACAGAAGGTAAGGATGTTTTGGAAACGATTAGCACTTATAATGAAAAAGGAGAACTTTTAACAACGAATACCCACAATACTAATTTGTTTTTTACCCAAATTAGTAAAGAAGATAATACTAAATCTTTTAGGAAAGCCATACTGAGAGCGTTTGAAAAAGAAGGCTTTTCAATTAATTCTGAGTTTTGGGCTAATTAATTGTAGCAAATGAGATTATCCAAAAGTAGAGAAAAATATTTGTCACAAAAATATTTCAACACAAAAAGTGATAAGAATATTCCAGACCATTTGAGTCAGTTTGGTATGCGTTCAGGTGATACAACTGATGAAGATTTGTGTTTTATTACCCAACATGTCTCAGCAATAGATAGACTTGCATTAGGAGATTCTTTTGTTACAATTCAGGGATTAGACTATCTTAAAAAGTTAAAGAAGGTTTTGTTTTTAGACTTAAGAGGAATTCCTTTAACAGATGAAAAACTAGATTGTCTGCTTCATTTGGCTGAATTAGAATATTTGGATATTAAGAATTCAGAAGTTACTGCAGCTGGTATTTTGAAGATTTTAGTGTCTTTTCCAAAACTAGAAACATTACGAATTGATATTCCTATTGAAGAGGAAGCGCATTTAAATAGTTGGAAAAAGAAGTTTATCAATTGCGAATTACTAATAAACTTAAAATAAATGTATTTTTGTTTTATTACTAGTATTATATTTTAAAATCGTTTCATGAAAGGAATAGTGGTCATTTTTTTATTAGTTTTTATTTCTTGTAAAGACGTCTCAGGAGATCTTGAAATCGCTGGAAATACTTTTTATTTTGAAAATCCACAACCTATTAATGATTCCGAATTAAAATCATTTCCAAATAAATTTTTAGGTAGTTATATGGATTTGGATTCTACTTTTTTAATTTTTCAAAAAGAATATATTTTTAAGGAATATTATGATACTTTTAAAGTAAGCAATAATTTTCTAGATTCTCTAAAATTAGAATATGATATTTTAGAAAGTGAAATAGTTTCTAAAAATTATAAGGATGTGAGATTTCCATTCCGAAAATTAAAAGATTCAATTGAAATTACAGATATTAGAATTGATACTATTTTTCAGTTTTCTGATTTTCAAAAGGCAAAACGGATTAACGGGAATCTTGTTATTAGTGAAAAAGATTCTATTTATTGGAATGTAAAAATGTTTATCTTTGATAAAGACAAACTAATTGTGAAACAGTTATATTCCGATTCCGATTTATTTAAGATGGATTCTATTACAGCAACGAAATCTAGAAGAATTGATTCCACTACTTTTGTTATTGCACCAAAGAGAAACGAATTTAAACAGTTTTTTAAGTTGAAAAATTTCGGATATGATTCGAATTATAGCAAGATAAAGAAATGAAAATAATAAAAAAGACAATCAGAATAATACTAAAGTCAGCGCTTGGACTTCTACTTTTTTTATTAGTTTATGGATTTGTTATTTTTATTACGTCGATTATTTCTGTAAACGAAAAAAATAAAGTTACTGATAAAAAAATCACCATTTATATTCTCTCCAACGGAGTACATACAGATATTGTTGTTCCTTTAAAAAATGAAATAAAAGATTGGTCGAAAGAAATTTCACATTCTCAAACAAAAGCACAAGATACAACAAGGCAAAATTTAGCTTTTGGTTGGGGCGATAAAGGTTTTTATTTAGATACACCTACTTGGGCAGACTTGAAAGCATCTACAGCACTAAAAGCCGTTACAGGGCTTAGTAATTCTGCTATGCATCTTACTTTTTATGGTAGTTTGAATGAAAGTGAGACTTGTAAAAAAATAGTAGTTTCTGAATCACAATACAAAAAGTTAATTGCCTATTTTGAAAATAGTTTTCTGTTAGATGAAGATAATAAAATACAACGTATTGGCTCACATTCCTATGGTAAACACGATCTGTTTTACGAAGCCAAAGGAAGTTATAACTTGTTCTACACTTGTAATACTTGGGCAAACCAAGCCTTAAAAGCAGGGAATCAAAAAGCAGCCCTTTGGACGGTTTTAG is a genomic window of Flavobacterium jumunjinense containing:
- a CDS encoding T9SS type A sorting domain-containing protein, which produces MKKIILFVAMLLMGMTSNAALVANLTLNPAPTPSASYPGYHVVSLRVTTNGPGCYGKFSFLCQSREVGTISWSNFTPSVQQFPFTTSLLEVYSGTAKTLQLEGTNYEYRIRVSFNPQGINGCDSAPTLYDYTNSVTVNIPGVSVPCFTMYNVLSTQNESSLYGPMPVKTICQNAVTINGSCSKFESGYHIRISEFNLTTWSFVSDYYNDWAGTGEAPSFISLNALANENDKYFQTGKLYAVGFSIGPVWKSAPVQFFRVVSCKTSGTSDGQDIISFLDIENDTIDALKLYPNPVKDVLIITVDKEEKIISYEIFDNYGSRVKKEKLTAASNEQNVNLTELKKGFYIINIETDKGSYKEKIIKE
- a CDS encoding fibronectin type III domain-containing protein produces the protein MKKALLILSILLFNFSVSQALHPYLQNVTPTSIYVNWKTSNNNETIVEYGTNSTNLNVTVTGNTNILTDVGYPGNYYYHSAKLTNLSPNTKYYYKIKTGSATSAIFSFKTLPNPGEAATADGHIRFLIMGDNQLKNEPRYDSLVAAAKRKVKEKWGASLDPNDNIAMTFMVGDQVDVGTLDHYENVHFKKNRALSGYLPIQTTVGNHETYGTLGMNSYYSHFYMSELNYQGISSNSENYYAQQAGNVLFISLSSEHTGTTQFNWLQQVLTAAKNDTTVDWVISLSHRPYQAEQYVGDISNWVRETAVPLLTTTDKYIMHVGAHHHLYHRGQLKNTPTYNIISGGTAWDQYWSMSTEKDFEDVQKTISNWMYQIVDIDVTNGTMDIESYSIGSIYKWKNNQLMDEFHRYKNKTKPNKPSITNTFSSTVQLPITLEGSPFSTNEPELLNTSQFVISKFQDFNVIEKESYRDYENLFGKYATQRDSTVDVNLGVDITKMEIPTNSLDNGTYFAKLRYRDRNLEWSDWSDAVSFEITNSNTGTVTLSIDSPTNTYNINQTINVNYVNAPTTNNTWIGIYKDGQTPGTPSSQSWQYTNGTSSGTTNFTSGLANSGRYYVALFINNGYTEVADRIYFYVGPVPTISTDETEYALGTDVIVSFTNGPNLSNDWIGIYKMGINAGDAPSTAYEYVTSTNGSLTFQNLPKGYYYASYYLEDDYDAIGNKVFFKVGDIVTELWIDKPVYELGEQINASWTDAPGIVKDWLGVYNEGDNPNVQPLISYQYFQGLANGSSQIENQNMPNQEGNYFIVMFTNDSYNEVSNRVSFEIVSPLKNTAFEIDKGIKLYPNPTNNNKQTFIQCDYPIDEIELFNTEGQLLYATKNVNNNKYSLLTQDLPKGIYIIKIHSRKLFTAKLIVE
- a CDS encoding TonB-dependent receptor, producing the protein MKKLVVLLFLSGFQLLFSQKQVTGSVSDEFGEPLVGVNVIEKNTKNGVVSDFNGKFKITANLGTTLVFSYIGFNTLEKKVEGYTLDVILIEGQELDEIQVVGSRSPKRTVTESPVAIDVIDVKDISTQSGKIEINQLLQYVAPSFNANKQSGSDGADHVDPASLRGLGPDQTLVLINGKRRHQSSLINLFGTRGRGNTGTDLNAIPSSSIKRIEILRDGASAQYGSDAIAGVINIVLNDNDEGISGNITYGAYNTNADGDFLPGTPNTKGNRLDQNGNGTSVGKDQNFDGGSLKIATNYGVKLGKEGFANFTLEYLDKNKTLRPGYDFRRGFGEAEINGFNFFGNVKTKIADKTDFYIFGGRNYRNTDAYAFTRNDGERVVESIYPGGFTPRIASVIFDTSIAAGIRTKTDNGWNIDISNTFGKNLFHYTIKGTLNASLEAASPTEFDAGGHSLSQNTLNFDFSKSYETILKGFNLALGAEFRTEQFSIFAGEEGSYATYDVNGQVVTDPGNQTIPTDPISGNPRPGGSQGFPGYSLENELTKNRSNLSLYADTELDISESFLLSTALRFENYSDFGSALNWKLATRVKLSQKINLRGSVSTGFRAPSLAQIYYNLRFTNFNSGGATEVLLSPNNSPVTRAFGIQKLNQEKAANASLGFTASFGDFTTTIDGYLIAVNNRIILTGYFDATALNIGVSEAQFFANGVDTRTAGLDLVFSWKRNIGNAMYSATLVGNINDMKIDNVKNSSLDEATFFGKREKAFLLASAPANKFGLNIAYNRNKFDAGLALTRFSKVVLVDYSDQDDVYDAKTVTDLTLGYQFTKSLKLTLGSNNLLNVYPDKQDEIGDTEAGGYWDSVQMGFSGAYYYARIGFNF
- the ychF gene encoding redox-regulated ATPase YchF encodes the protein MKAGIVGLPNVGKSTLFNCLSNAKAQSANFPFCTIEPNIGVVNVPDPRIVRLEELVKPERVQMATVDIVDIAGLVKGASKGEGLGNQFLGNIRECNAIIHVLRCFDNDNIIHVDGNVNPIRDKETIDIELQLKDLETVEKRLEKTNRAAKTGNKEAQAEKALLDRIREALLQAKSARTVIPQNQDEEEMMEEFQLITLKPVLYVCNVDENSAVKGNAYVEQVRELVKDENAEVIILSVGAEADITELESYEERQVFLEDMGLKEPGSAVLIRAAYKLLNLQTYFTAGVKEVRAWTIQIGDTAPQAAGVIHTDFEKGFIRAEVIAYEDYSNFGTEAKVKEAGKLRVEGKEYIVKDGDVMHFRFNV
- a CDS encoding TIGR02117 family protein; the encoded protein is MKIIKKTIRIILKSALGLLLFLLVYGFVIFITSIISVNEKNKVTDKKITIYILSNGVHTDIVVPLKNEIKDWSKEISHSQTKAQDTTRQNLAFGWGDKGFYLDTPTWADLKASTALKAVTGLSNSAMHLTFYGSLNESETCKKIVVSESQYKKLIAYFENSFLLDEDNKIQRIGSHSYGKHDLFYEAKGSYNLFYTCNTWANQALKAGNQKAALWTVLDKGIFYHYE